The sequence below is a genomic window from Coffea arabica cultivar ET-39 chromosome 8e, Coffea Arabica ET-39 HiFi, whole genome shotgun sequence.
ATTGATGCACTTCATCCCAAATTAAATTCTAATGTGATACCTTTTCCTCACAGGTTGAAGAAAGATGGACAGGATCGGGAGTTtgaaaagttcttcaaaatgtttaaacaattgcacattaacattcctttcaTTGATGCTATAACACAGATTCCCTCTTATGCACGTTTCTTGAAAGACATCATgtcaaagaagaggaaaattgtAGATAATGAGATGATAGCATTAACGGAAGAGTGTAGTGCATTGATTAAGAATAAACTCCCTCCTAAATTGAAAGATCCGGGAAGTTTTTCTATTCCTTGCACTATTGgtcaattgcatttttctaatgCTTTATGTGATTTAGGTGCAAGTGTGTCACTTATGCCGTTATCGGTTGCCCGGAGATTGGGACTTCAAGAGCTAAAAGCTACCAATATTACATTGCAATTGGCGGATCGGTCAATCACACGTCCCACGGGTATTTTGGAAAATGTGCTCATAAAAGTAAGACAATCTATAATACCTGTGGATTTTGTTGTCTTAGATATTGAAGAAGATGTGAGAatgccaattattctaggacGACCGTTTTTAGCCACTGCACGAACTATGATTGATGTAGAAAAAGGTAAGCTTATATTACGGGTTAATGGTGAGGAATTGGAATTCaatttggaaaataaagaaGGGAATATAGAGCCTACTGCTCTTGTTTCTAATATGCCATATGATGAAAAGGTTAACCAAGAAAGGACCGAAGaagttaaatttataaatgtcctTGGTACTAACTTTCATGGTGTAGGAACAAAGGAGGAGAAGataaggatggaagttggcttaataaattctccattccatgaagaaaatggtgaaaagtTGAGCCAATTCAGAAAAGACAAGCAAAATCCACTCCAAGGTGAAGTTGAGCCTCTCTATGACAAGTCTAATATTCCTCCTTGGCATTTGAGGAAATTGGACTATGAAGATCAATGCATGGTTCACCACATGGTGGATTGGCTCGGGAGTTTCGACCCATGGGGAGAAAATCTCTCTCTAATGCTCTAAAGTGATTCAACTTTttcagtcgagccaacgactataaacaaaagcgctaattgggaggcaacccaatatttAGGTTATATTTGTTAACTTGGtgtgattttgtggtttgaatcAATGTTTTAgctaaattgttgtttttgtaaTGTAGGGTTGGCAATTGAAGGCAAGGATGACCAATTGAGTACAAAAAAGGCGAactttgatcaaacaactcaacccctcgatttgcgttaaaggtgtttttgattcattataaaggggtaaaatgcatgtttttaatgttttacatttGTTCCAGCCATTAAAAttggcaaacaaatgatctatgatgcattttgagtcattggggtaccttttgtaatttttcaaaagttgaaattcTGCTAAAAATCGAAGCAGAAAACGCGTTTTCCAAGAAAACGCGACTCAAAGTCGCGTTTCtcagaatcgcgttttcaattctgcgccTGCAGaaaagaaaacgcgccttcaaaacgcgacctaaagtcgcgttttaatggaagtcgcgttttcaagcCTGGATCAAGACTCAAAAACGCGACTTCTGAAACGCGACTCTAAGTCGCGTATTCAAACACAGTCGCGTTTTAAGTGCTGCAAGATTTGGGAAGAAAACGCGATTTCAGAAACGcgagttgaaggcgcgttttgaGTCGCGTTTTGTGTGTCTGAATATAGCCTTCAGAAACGCGATTTCagcttcattttttcctctctttttaatttttcaggcgcgtttttcttcttctcttctacccacctcacaaatcttcatttttactccataatCTTGCTAGAAATCATCACCCCAACACCTTTTGAGCTTCATACAACCTTTTTAACCGattaaaattcaagaaaaacacTTAAAATCAGGTTTTTGAAGCATTGaaggttagggttcttaaactccaatttcttcaattggaggtcaattggaggttgtttcatagggctttttgcatttttagcatcaccaaacatccttctacgtgactgaggtaagtttcttcatcaaatcttttgattttagaagttcatattttttatcctgagctatctgacatcttttaatttcgAAAATTTGATGAGGTTCATGgctatttttgattttattcatgattattatgattgtttaagcatgtttaaatgtttaaatgtaGCAATTTATTGGTTTTCAAGTactttaaaattcacaattgcTATATTTAGATGAAATTGGAAAAAGGAACTAGGATGTTTTTGAGCCATTGGTGATGTTAAATTATGGTTAAAAAGGGTTAGTTGATGATGTTTAAGCATGTGCATTGTGTATAGTGagtaatttggttgatttggtgagttaGTTAGTTTAATTTTTGCCTAAACATGATTATAGCTAAAagcatattattattgttaattctAAATAGTTATAATCATAATTGCTCCTATTTTCACTAATTGAATTATAATTGATACATATCTTGTGtaatttggtgattttgggcAACTTTAGGCAGAAAATATGTCTTGTACGATCATTGAATGATTAGAACTTGAGCAATTGTATTTGAGGTTATTTGGATTAATGCTGAACTTTTGTTGCCAAAAAAATGAGTTGTAGTACATGTGaataattgaaatattttttaggtactatgccaagaggaagaagagcgGTACTTTCATCCTCTAGTAGTGAGGAGAGGGAGGTTAATGAAGAGATGGAGGTGACTGAAGAGGAGAATTCACCTTCTCCTCCACCAATTAACCGTCGACCTGGTGAGGGCACCTCCCGTGGAGCGGGAAGATCGGTATTTGACAGTGCTAGGTTCAACACTCGCAGGAATCAGGAGTGGCATGAGGCGCGTGCTAATTTGGAGTTTTTGTTTGAGATGCACGTCAGTCCACCAGTTGAGATGATGTACAACATCTCAGAAGCTTTTGCTCAGCTAGGATGGGCTCCGATTCTCACCCTTCCAAACCATTACTACCCAGACCTGGTGCGCGAGTTTTACGCCAACATTGAAAGTAAGGCGCGCCATAGTGGAGAAATAATTGAGTCCTGGGTGCGTGGAAGACGAATCACCTTGTCACGGCAAGATTTGGCTGCTATTTTGGGGTGTATGGATGACGGACGTCCAGTAGACTTGAAGAAGGAGTTTGTTCCCCCGAATAGGAGGTGGGATCCATCATTGGCCATGGCTAGGTTTGGTCTCGAGTACCAACCTTTTCGCTCTACCAGAAAGGAGACTATATTGGCAAATGTATTCGAACCTCGTCATCGGCTTATCATTTACATGATGGCTCACAATGTCATCCCAAAGAAGACGGGGCACACGGAGGTTCGCAAGAGCGATATTTACTTCCTTGATTACATGTTCCACAACCGAACTTCCCCGTATGCTCGAATTTCATTGCCGAACATCATCATCAGCCACATTAGGTCTACGGCGAGGCGTAAGACAACTTCTTTCAAACTTTCATTTCCTCGTCTACTGACTTTAATCTTCCCCCGTTTTGAAGTTCCCTTGGAAGGCATGCGGCGGGAGTATGTTCCACCACGTGCTGAGATGACTATCACTACTCTTCGCCGCCTTGGTATTGGCACGGGAGACATTCCACGCCCTGTTCAGGAGCGGAGACAAAAGGCTAGACATGGTCGCGATGGAGCTGGACCATCTACTGCagcaccacctcctcctccgccACAGACCAACTGGCAGCGGCTTTTCGGTCGCTTGGACGACATCGACCATCATTTAGCCAGAATGGATACTCGCCTGGACCGAATTGAAGATCATTTAGGCACACGCCCACCTCCCAtcgatgatgatgaagatgacgaTGAAGAGGATCATTGAGGCTGCCCTTTGGctggcttttcttttgtttgcttgttatttttatcttttgtttgaaaaatgttaacttacattccttattttgaatattggaacTTGTGGCAGTAACTAGTAGATCGTTGACTGTGGATGGTTGAGCGGTCGATGACTCATGATTCAAGGCTTCACTGGACTGCAGTCATCTCACTTGGGGAGTCActtgttcctttcttttgtttcttttcttttctttccctacacattgaggacaatgtgtattctAAGTGTGGGGGAAGAAATGTGTGGTACTTGTGATTTTAGTTGTgtttgatataattcttgtgcttaaatggtgtttcttgtggttgctggcagggagatttagtccacttttaaggggagactctgtcaaaatttttccaaaaccttatacatatatatgttattaactataataaataaataaaattttgtcacttatccttttgaaataaatatatgcggttttgatacttcttttctcatgaaatttggaaatgatttttatgtgattataatttttacatctataggaaagtatatctagtaaagtggagaaaattatgcctacattttgtatatttgatgaaaattcttctttttatctaattttataagataagaaattaatatggttaataagtgtcatactcttctcatgattactcttagagggaattttattatatattgttaaaaaaaaaaaaaaaaaaaaatggttattctactccaatgattctcgtaccgagtaaccgggggttggcatctacaaatgtcgacattcgcgtaaaaaggtacttgaattaagagtatgcaaagcaacttgagtatgtgaaatgttgagtaaccggggatctgcatctaaaaatgttgatcttcgcgtcaaaaggcatttttcacaacttaagtaatatttaatccttaaaatatatatatatatatatatatataaaaaaaaaagtaaattaaatccctctttaagaaaaataagaagttgatcatgagattagttagcatctttattgactataggagttgcttgcttgcgaaattggataaaaataagaagttgagttgaattggtaaaattatggtatacttggctcttctttgcttgatattatgagtacttgaacttaatggaaagatcacataagggttatttaccttgattcaaggaaatggagttgaaatactacatatgtttattttaaatttttggatcattgatggttggaattttatattgcttgaggacaagcaatgattcaagtgtgggggtatttgataagagtttattttacgtatttttaagtgcattttattagttaattttgagttgattatttagttttataattaaaataaagaggtttttggtaaaattatatatttttggtaaaagtggataatattgcatttctattgattttaatagtaaaaacttcatttttatgcaggaataatgaatcaatcaccaaaggaggtcaattgaggtgaaaaatagagatttggtgatgaatttaagtggcaacaagaagaatgaagtgaaaaacgttcaagtgaggaaatgcaatacaagtcagttttgacacttttcagtattttgaccatatctggagctacacttatcggattgaggtgatttttataccattttaaagttaagaaagagacctacaattcgtatgaagacatcgaaatccatttctgccatcttcatgggcaaaacgttggaatacagaagctgcaccctgtggtcggaagttaaaacagaggtttgtggtaaaattatatatttttggtaaaagtggataatattgcatttctattgattttaatagtaaaaacttcatttttatgcaggaataatgaatcaatcaccaaaggaggtcaattgaggtgaaaaatagagatttggtgatgaatttaagtggcaacaagaagaatgaagtgaaaaacgttcaagtgaggaaatgcaatacaagtcagttttgacacttttcagtattttgaccatatctggagctacacttatcggattgaggtgatttttataccattttaaagctaagaaagagacctacaattcgtatgaagacatcgaaatccatttctgccatcttcatgggcaaaacgttggaatacagaagctgcaccctgtggtcggaagttaaaacagaggtttgaacaggtgacagtatttcgatcatatctcaggctacaaagctccgatttggatgattcttgaagcattggaaagctaactcaaagggctacaacttttgtgttttgcacaaaagctagttcggcctttatgatagagaaaatcgcagatgaaataaggccaaagtgaatacgcgagtacacaaaacgtgacttgtaaccgcgttttgtgtaggcgcgttttatagccgaaattctgcaatttgactcagccaattctcttgtgttcacaccactttccagctataagatgcaagggaattcggtgcacatgcttcagaagacaaaagggcaagaaaagtggcttattttcaagtcaaaaatattggtttttgactatgctaacaaagtggagatttgggaatcaaaggatagaatttgacttggaaaaatggagcaTTTGAGTGTATTTTTATGCAGAGATATGGGGAGAGATCTGGAACCATTCGTAGCTTAGTTTCTGACAGAAAAACATAGTCTCTCTAGCTAGGTACTTGCAAGGGacaattgaggtttcatcttgtaatcatctaagttcaagacaaggagatttttggaaggcttcaccatatcttggctaagactttctttactctttttgtatttgtaaatttatg
It includes:
- the LOC140012612 gene encoding uncharacterized protein gives rise to the protein MPRGRRAVLSSSSSEEREVNEEMEVTEEENSPSPPPINRRPGEGTSRGAGRSVFDSARFNTRRNQEWHEARANLEFLFEMHVSPPVEMMYNISEAFAQLGWAPILTLPNHYYPDLVREFYANIESKARHSGEIIESWVRGRRITLSRQDLAAILGCMDDGRPVDLKKEFVPPNRRWDPSLAMARFGLEYQPFRSTRKETILANVFEPRHRLIIYMMAHNVIPKKTGHTEVRKSDIYFLDYMFHNRTSPYARISLPNIIISHIRSTARRKTTSFKLSFPRLLTLIFPRFEVPLEGMRREYVPPRAEMTITTLRRLGIGTGDIPRPVQERRQKARHGRDGAGPSTAAPPPPPPQTNWQRLFGRLDDIDHHLARMDTRLDRIEDHLGTRPPPIDDDEDDDEEDH